From one Streptomyces sp. CA-210063 genomic stretch:
- a CDS encoding glycoside hydrolase family 35 protein, which produces MTEPSTTHLSPAHTTTDTSARGASDTAGDRATEAAADAAGSAVTGALTWGGRRLYRHGVPHRILSGALHYFRVHPDLWRDRIRRLADLGLNTVDTYVPWNFHQPREDEPPHFDGWRDIERFIRTVGEEGLDVIVRPGPYICAEWSNGGLPSWLTARDAAIRSSDPAFTSAVGHWFDDLVPRIAALQAAAGGPVVAVQIENEFGSYGDDHAYLSWNRRALSERGIRELLFTADGPTDLMLDGGTLPGTLTAVTLGSKPDAARRLLAARRPDEPFVVAEFWNGWFDHWGTRHHVRGVDSAVHTLSGIVADGGSVSVYMAHGGTNFGLWAGANDHEGRLRPVVTSYDSDAPIAEDGSLTPKFHAVREALGARGPIRSPARMPTLPPARVPLVHRADLLAGLRAVPARTTTAPRPASFEQLGLDAGMVLHTAHPRIPAGEHRLVLTDVRDRALVLANGTLVGVASADSPELRVDGTGDVVRLEILVENLGRVNYGPGIGGHKGLLGPVLIDRRMVQGWDSTPVALQEWSDAELADAIAAGSPSPHVAGSPSPHAAGPATAHTGFAVAELHVDAPADTFLALPGSGRGLVWVNGFLLGRYWEIGPQVTLYCPAPLLRVGENTVTVLELERLGGVLELRDRPELGPPEEYVEEFD; this is translated from the coding sequence GTGACTGAGCCGTCCACGACCCACCTCTCTCCGGCCCACACCACCACCGATACGTCGGCCCGCGGCGCGAGCGATACGGCGGGCGACCGCGCGACCGAGGCGGCGGCGGACGCGGCGGGCAGCGCCGTCACCGGGGCCCTCACCTGGGGTGGGCGCCGCCTGTACCGGCACGGCGTGCCCCATCGCATCCTCTCCGGGGCACTGCACTACTTCCGCGTCCATCCGGACCTCTGGCGGGACCGGATCCGCCGCCTCGCCGACCTCGGACTCAACACGGTCGACACCTATGTACCGTGGAACTTCCACCAGCCCCGCGAGGACGAGCCGCCACACTTCGACGGCTGGCGGGACATCGAACGGTTCATCCGCACGGTGGGGGAGGAGGGCCTCGACGTCATCGTCCGGCCCGGCCCCTACATCTGCGCGGAGTGGTCCAACGGCGGCCTGCCCAGCTGGCTCACCGCCCGCGACGCCGCGATCCGCAGCTCGGACCCGGCGTTCACCTCCGCCGTCGGCCACTGGTTCGACGACCTGGTCCCCCGCATCGCCGCACTCCAGGCCGCTGCGGGCGGTCCGGTCGTGGCCGTCCAGATCGAGAACGAGTTCGGCAGCTACGGCGACGACCACGCCTACCTCAGCTGGAACCGCCGGGCCCTGTCCGAACGGGGCATCCGCGAGCTGCTGTTCACCGCCGACGGCCCCACCGACCTCATGCTGGACGGCGGCACCCTGCCCGGCACCCTGACGGCCGTCACCCTGGGCTCCAAGCCCGACGCCGCCCGCCGGCTCCTCGCGGCCCGGCGCCCCGACGAACCGTTCGTGGTCGCGGAGTTCTGGAACGGCTGGTTCGACCACTGGGGCACACGGCACCACGTCCGTGGCGTGGACAGCGCGGTCCACACCCTGAGCGGCATCGTCGCCGACGGCGGCAGCGTGAGCGTCTACATGGCACACGGCGGCACCAACTTCGGCCTCTGGGCGGGCGCCAACGACCACGAGGGCCGCCTGCGGCCCGTCGTGACCAGCTACGACTCCGACGCGCCCATCGCCGAGGACGGCAGCCTCACCCCCAAGTTCCACGCCGTACGCGAGGCACTCGGCGCACGGGGGCCGATCCGGTCGCCCGCGCGGATGCCGACGCTCCCACCGGCCCGTGTCCCGCTGGTCCACCGTGCCGACCTGCTCGCCGGCCTCCGTGCCGTACCGGCTCGGACCACGACGGCCCCACGCCCCGCCTCGTTCGAACAACTCGGCCTCGACGCGGGCATGGTCCTGCACACCGCGCACCCGCGCATCCCGGCGGGCGAGCACCGACTCGTCCTCACCGATGTACGCGACCGGGCTCTGGTCCTCGCCAACGGCACGCTCGTCGGTGTCGCCTCTGCCGACTCCCCGGAACTCCGTGTCGACGGAACCGGTGACGTCGTACGGCTGGAGATCCTCGTCGAGAACCTCGGCCGGGTGAACTACGGTCCGGGCATCGGCGGGCACAAGGGCCTGCTCGGCCCGGTCCTCATCGACCGGCGCATGGTGCAGGGGTGGGACAGCACACCGGTCGCACTGCAGGAGTGGTCCGACGCGGAGCTGGCCGACGCGATCGCCGCCGGGTCCCCGTCCCCGCACGTCGCCGGGTCCCCGTCCCCGCACGCCGCCGGGCCCGCGACCGCGCACACGGGGTTCGCCGTCGCGGAGCTGCACGTCGACGCGCCCGCGGACACCTTCCTCGCACTGCCGGGATCGGGCCGCGGCCTCGTCTGGGTCAACGGCTTCCTCCTCGGCCGCTACTGGGAGATCGGACCGCAGGTCACGCTGTACTGCCCGGCACCACTGCTGCGTGTCGGCGAGAACACGGTCACCGTCCTCGAACTGGAACGGCTCGGCGGGGTACTGGAGTTGAGGGATCGTCCTGAGCTGGGACCGCCGGAGGAGTACGTCGAGGAGTTCGACTGA
- a CDS encoding TetR/AcrR family transcriptional regulator, whose product MSDPRGTRDRVLEAALVCLVRNGYGGTTARAIAQAGGFAPGVIYYHFADLDDLLVAALERTSGARIDRYRAELSGIDRAVPALARLRELYDEDTETGHIAAVQELYAGARPGTRLAAQLALETRKWEELAEEQLTVLLRGKPLASVVRVRVLAGAAVAFYLGMETLTHVDGDRSRPATLFDQGARLAAIFDRVPRLKRRARRVR is encoded by the coding sequence TTGTCTGACCCCCGCGGCACCCGTGACCGCGTCCTGGAAGCCGCCCTCGTCTGCCTGGTCCGCAACGGCTACGGCGGGACCACCGCGCGGGCGATAGCCCAGGCCGGCGGTTTCGCACCGGGGGTGATCTACTACCACTTCGCGGACCTGGACGACCTGCTGGTGGCGGCCCTGGAACGTACCAGCGGAGCCCGCATCGACCGCTACCGAGCCGAACTGTCCGGCATCGACCGGGCGGTGCCCGCCCTCGCGCGGCTGCGCGAGCTGTACGACGAGGACACCGAGACCGGGCACATCGCGGCGGTCCAGGAGCTGTACGCGGGGGCCAGGCCCGGAACGCGGCTGGCCGCCCAACTCGCCCTCGAAACCCGCAAGTGGGAGGAGTTGGCCGAGGAACAGCTCACGGTCCTCCTGCGCGGCAAACCCCTCGCGTCCGTCGTCCGGGTGCGCGTACTCGCCGGCGCGGCGGTGGCGTTCTACCTCGGCATGGAGACCCTCACCCACGTCGACGGCGACCGCTCCCGCCCGGCGACCCTCTTCGACCAGGGAGCCCGACTCGCCGCGATCTTCGACCGCGTACCCCGCCTGAAACGACGGGCACGCCGGGTGAGATGA
- a CDS encoding VOC family protein, with product MAVDLFAGIPVNDYASALDWYERLLGSPPAFLPNDTEAVWELAEHRYLFIEHRPGRAGHALHTVFVGDLDARVAGIAGRGLEPSSRETYANGVRKVTYKDPDGNEIGFGGGPL from the coding sequence ATGGCCGTCGACCTCTTCGCAGGCATCCCGGTGAACGACTACGCGTCCGCGCTGGACTGGTACGAGCGACTGCTCGGTTCCCCGCCGGCGTTCCTCCCGAACGACACCGAGGCCGTGTGGGAGCTGGCGGAGCACCGGTACCTGTTCATCGAGCACCGGCCCGGGCGGGCCGGTCACGCCCTGCACACCGTCTTCGTCGGCGATCTCGACGCCCGTGTCGCCGGGATCGCCGGGCGGGGACTGGAGCCCAGCAGTCGCGAGACCTACGCCAACGGCGTACGCAAGGTCACGTACAAGGACCCGGACGGGAACGAGATCGGATTCGGCGGCGGTCCGCTCTGA
- a CDS encoding LacI family DNA-binding transcriptional regulator, with product MTDETARLRQPSMADVARAAGVSAQTVSRALRGSPNVNPETRRRVLVAVEQVGYRFNSAARALSSGRSHTIGLVLLASGGYYSRSAVTAGVEAAAGAAGYAVSIATIAALDTGLMEQSLSKLADQGVDGFVIAVPLISVTRKMEEITRDIPTVTLDGSRTAGARVLGIDQQEAGRVATQHLLDLGHRQVWHLAGPDEWIEARRRRQGWQECLAAAGIEAPPILEGDWSPDSGYRQGQIIAMIPEVTAVFVASDEMAFGVIRALHERGRSVPDDVSIVSVDDIALAAYSAPPLTTVRQDFYRYGAAAVALLLGDEADVDTSVVTASLTVRASTAPPRSA from the coding sequence ATGACCGACGAGACCGCGAGGCTCAGGCAGCCGAGCATGGCCGACGTGGCCCGGGCCGCCGGGGTGTCGGCGCAGACCGTCTCGCGTGCGCTCCGCGGCTCACCGAACGTCAACCCCGAGACCCGGCGGCGTGTGCTCGTGGCGGTGGAGCAGGTCGGGTACCGGTTCAACAGCGCCGCCAGGGCGCTCTCCTCGGGGCGCAGCCACACCATCGGACTCGTGCTGCTGGCGTCCGGCGGGTACTACTCGCGCTCGGCGGTGACCGCCGGTGTCGAGGCGGCCGCCGGCGCCGCCGGGTACGCGGTGAGCATCGCGACCATCGCCGCGCTGGACACCGGCCTGATGGAGCAGTCCCTGTCCAAGCTGGCCGACCAGGGCGTCGACGGCTTCGTCATCGCCGTACCGCTCATCTCCGTGACGCGGAAGATGGAGGAGATCACCCGCGACATCCCGACCGTCACCCTCGACGGCTCGCGGACGGCGGGTGCCCGGGTGCTCGGGATCGACCAGCAGGAGGCGGGCCGGGTCGCCACACAGCATCTGCTCGACCTGGGGCACCGTCAGGTCTGGCACCTCGCCGGGCCGGACGAGTGGATCGAGGCGCGCCGGCGGCGGCAGGGCTGGCAGGAGTGCCTTGCCGCGGCGGGGATCGAGGCGCCGCCGATCCTGGAGGGCGACTGGTCGCCCGACTCGGGCTACCGGCAGGGGCAGATCATCGCGATGATCCCGGAGGTCACGGCGGTCTTCGTCGCCAGTGACGAGATGGCCTTCGGGGTGATCCGCGCGCTGCACGAGCGGGGCCGGTCGGTGCCCGACGACGTGTCCATCGTGAGCGTCGACGACATCGCCCTGGCGGCCTACTCCGCTCCCCCGCTGACGACCGTCCGGCAGGACTTCTACCGCTACGGCGCGGCGGCCGTCGCCCTGCTGCTGGGTGACGAAGCCGATGTCGACACGTCCGTGGTCACCGCGTCACTGACGGTACGCGCCTCCACCGCACCGCCGCGCTCTGCCTGA
- a CDS encoding class I SAM-dependent methyltransferase produces MPEGWEWDRTLFQGSAAYYERGRLPYAPGFADALAEALDLDGRGRLLDVGCGPGIVLLPMARFFTEAVGVDPDEDMLAEAERQAGRRGVTNARWVAARAEDLPAGLGEFRVVVFAQSFHWTDRDRVAATVLEMLEPGGAFAHISDLKDPLPEPPPLPLTAPPYDQVSDLVRRYLGPVRRAGQGMLVNGTPNREDLVIAGAGFGNFQRRVVPAGDVVTRTTDDIVAWTFSRSDSAPHLFGDRLNDFERDLRALLERAAPDDRFAERLPATEIRTWRKPRA; encoded by the coding sequence ATGCCTGAGGGATGGGAGTGGGACCGCACACTGTTCCAAGGGAGCGCCGCCTATTACGAGCGCGGCCGGCTCCCGTACGCGCCGGGCTTCGCCGACGCGCTCGCCGAGGCCCTCGATCTGGACGGCCGGGGCAGACTCCTCGACGTCGGCTGCGGCCCGGGCATCGTCCTGCTCCCGATGGCGCGGTTCTTCACGGAGGCGGTCGGCGTCGACCCGGACGAGGACATGCTGGCCGAGGCCGAGCGACAGGCCGGGCGCCGAGGGGTGACCAACGCCCGCTGGGTGGCCGCCCGGGCCGAGGACCTGCCGGCGGGACTGGGGGAGTTCCGGGTCGTGGTGTTCGCCCAGTCCTTCCACTGGACGGACCGCGATCGGGTCGCGGCGACGGTACTGGAGATGCTGGAGCCGGGCGGCGCGTTCGCCCACATCAGCGACCTCAAGGACCCGCTCCCCGAACCGCCGCCCCTGCCGTTGACCGCGCCCCCGTACGACCAAGTAAGTGACCTGGTACGCCGATACCTGGGCCCGGTGCGCCGCGCCGGACAGGGAATGCTCGTCAACGGCACGCCGAACCGGGAGGACCTCGTCATCGCCGGCGCCGGATTCGGCAACTTCCAACGACGTGTCGTGCCCGCCGGGGACGTGGTCACCCGCACCACGGACGACATCGTCGCGTGGACGTTCTCCCGATCCGACTCCGCGCCACACCTGTTCGGTGACAGGCTGAACGACTTCGAGCGGGATCTGCGCGCGCTGCTGGAGCGGGCAGCCCCTGACGACCGTTTCGCAGAACGTCTTCCGGCAACCGAGATCAGGACGTGGCGAAAGCCACGCGCCTGA
- a CDS encoding phytoene desaturase family protein gives MLELAGPQPPTTIDVDEELPHSERMFRTVVQNSGRCADGRDADECAHTCADVAVIGGGMAGMATALRLQAAGLSTVVLEAHGHAGGCAGYYRKRGFSFDVGATTLVDFGLGGVGRELLDSVGIPPLDAQELPGYQAHLPDRQVVLHRDQAAWHAERLRKLGDSERHRAFWALLDRLAHTFWRASRAGVRLPIRGPADAVHALRAVGLSGLPYARHLNRTLGGALRDHGLRGDAALVGLLAMLVEDTVHTGVDDAPLINAALGVTIRGAGLSRHSGGMHGFWRVLVRHYRGLGGSLRTACRVTHVEGGPGAYRLTTRQGSRQGTAHARRIVCAVPAATTATICAGLPVARRLRTYLQRDADALGGATVLFLGVPESEVAGRELTHHQLLQSYDRPLGDGNNMFVSVSAPGDTLSAPPGHRAVMISTHTDLAHWRDLDPAEYEQRKKETGEGLLAHARRAYPRLGEHAVIAQTGTPRSYERFGFRPGGAVGGVRQRLTNTNQHAVPHDLGGPGLWLVGDSTWPGLGTVACVLGSRIVAEGMLREKGHGR, from the coding sequence ATGCTCGAACTTGCCGGCCCTCAACCGCCAACCACCATTGACGTGGATGAGGAACTGCCCCACTCTGAACGCATGTTCAGAACAGTTGTTCAGAACTCTGGTCGGTGCGCGGACGGTCGTGATGCCGACGAGTGCGCCCATACGTGCGCCGACGTAGCCGTGATCGGCGGTGGCATGGCCGGCATGGCGACAGCGCTGCGGTTGCAGGCGGCGGGACTGTCCACGGTCGTGCTGGAAGCGCACGGCCACGCGGGCGGCTGCGCCGGCTACTACCGCAAGCGCGGCTTCTCCTTCGACGTCGGCGCGACCACCCTGGTCGACTTCGGCCTCGGAGGCGTCGGCCGTGAACTCCTCGACAGCGTCGGGATTCCACCGCTCGACGCCCAGGAACTACCGGGCTACCAGGCCCATTTGCCGGACCGCCAGGTCGTGCTCCATCGCGACCAGGCCGCCTGGCACGCCGAACGGCTGCGCAAACTCGGCGACAGCGAGCGGCATCGCGCGTTCTGGGCCCTGCTCGACCGGCTCGCACACACCTTCTGGCGGGCAAGCCGGGCGGGCGTACGGCTGCCGATCCGCGGCCCCGCCGACGCGGTGCACGCCCTGCGGGCGGTCGGATTGTCCGGACTCCCGTACGCCCGCCATCTGAACCGGACCCTGGGAGGCGCGCTGCGCGACCACGGCCTGCGCGGGGACGCAGCGCTGGTCGGGCTGCTCGCCATGCTGGTCGAGGACACCGTGCACACGGGCGTCGACGACGCGCCCCTCATCAACGCGGCGCTCGGGGTGACCATCCGGGGCGCGGGACTCAGCAGACACAGCGGCGGCATGCACGGTTTCTGGCGCGTGCTGGTCAGGCACTATCGAGGATTGGGCGGCTCGCTCCGCACCGCCTGCCGCGTCACGCACGTGGAAGGCGGGCCTGGTGCCTACCGATTGACGACCCGTCAAGGGTCGCGTCAAGGAACTGCCCACGCCCGCCGGATCGTCTGCGCCGTACCCGCCGCCACCACGGCGACGATCTGCGCGGGACTCCCCGTCGCCCGCCGACTCCGCACCTACCTGCAACGCGACGCGGACGCGCTCGGCGGCGCGACCGTCCTTTTCCTCGGCGTCCCCGAATCCGAGGTCGCCGGGCGGGAGCTGACCCACCACCAACTCCTCCAGTCCTACGACCGTCCCCTGGGCGACGGCAACAACATGTTCGTCTCCGTGTCCGCCCCCGGAGACACGCTCAGCGCACCGCCCGGCCACCGCGCCGTGATGATCTCCACCCACACCGACCTCGCCCACTGGCGCGACCTCGACCCTGCGGAGTACGAGCAACGCAAGAAGGAGACCGGTGAAGGGCTCCTCGCCCACGCGCGGCGTGCCTACCCCCGGCTCGGGGAGCACGCCGTGATCGCCCAGACCGGAACGCCCCGCAGCTACGAACGGTTCGGGTTCCGTCCGGGCGGCGCGGTCGGCGGCGTACGCCAGCGCCTCACCAACACCAACCAGCACGCCGTTCCGCACGACCTCGGCGGGCCCGGCCTCTGGCTGGTCGGCGACTCGACCTGGCCGGGCCTCGGCACGGTCGCCTGTGTGCTGGGCAGCCGCATCGTCGCCGAAGGCATGCTGAGGGAGAAGGGACACGGCAGATGA
- a CDS encoding enoyl-CoA hydratase/isomerase family protein, with product MTGSEEPVLLHTAGRAAHITLNRPRAINALNHAMVRRIDEALTAWEHDPTVETVVLTGAGERGLCAGGDIRVVHDDARDGDGTVAAAFWRDEYHLNARIARYPKPYVAVMDGIVMGGGAGVSAHGSVRVVTERSRIAMPETGIGFVPDVGGTHLLARAPGELGTLLALTGTRIGAGDALLCGLADHYIPSAELRRFVDDLADLPVREVLDRHVRPAPQGELAGRREWIDSCFAADTAEEILRRLLAHGDPAAKETAETLLAKSPTAVKVTLAALRRARRLGSLERVLDQEYRVSCAALTTPDLVEGIRAQVIDKDRDPRWSPAALADVTGTDVERFFEPLGEHELGLTGP from the coding sequence ATGACCGGCAGCGAAGAACCCGTCCTGCTGCACACCGCCGGCCGGGCCGCCCACATCACCCTCAACCGTCCGAGGGCCATCAACGCCCTCAACCACGCCATGGTGCGGCGCATCGACGAGGCACTGACCGCCTGGGAGCACGACCCCACGGTGGAGACCGTCGTCCTCACCGGCGCGGGGGAGCGCGGTCTGTGCGCGGGCGGCGACATCCGCGTCGTCCACGACGACGCCCGCGACGGCGACGGCACCGTCGCGGCCGCGTTCTGGCGCGACGAGTACCACCTCAACGCCCGTATCGCCCGCTACCCCAAGCCCTACGTCGCCGTCATGGACGGCATCGTCATGGGCGGCGGCGCCGGCGTCTCCGCGCACGGCAGCGTCCGTGTCGTCACCGAGCGGTCGAGGATCGCCATGCCCGAGACCGGCATCGGCTTCGTCCCGGACGTCGGCGGCACCCATCTCCTGGCCCGCGCCCCGGGCGAACTCGGCACCCTCCTCGCCCTCACAGGCACGCGGATCGGCGCCGGTGACGCCCTGCTGTGCGGCCTCGCCGACCACTACATACCGTCCGCCGAGCTCCGGCGGTTCGTCGACGACCTGGCCGACCTGCCCGTACGGGAAGTCCTCGACCGCCATGTGCGGCCCGCCCCTCAGGGGGAGTTGGCCGGACGACGGGAGTGGATCGACTCCTGCTTCGCCGCCGACACGGCCGAGGAGATCCTCCGCCGGCTGCTCGCCCACGGCGACCCGGCGGCGAAGGAGACCGCGGAGACCCTGCTCGCCAAGTCACCCACCGCCGTCAAGGTCACCCTGGCCGCCCTGCGCCGCGCCCGGCGGCTCGGCTCCCTGGAACGGGTGCTGGACCAGGAGTACCGCGTCTCCTGCGCCGCCCTGACCACGCCCGACCTGGTCGAGGGCATCCGCGCCCAGGTCATCGACAAGGACCGCGACCCCCGCTGGTCCCCGGCCGCCCTCGCCGACGTCACCGGCACCGACGTGGAACGCTTCTTCGAGCCGCTCGGCGAACACGAACTCGGCCTCACCGGGCCCTGA
- the hemC gene encoding hydroxymethylbilane synthase, with the protein MPQDLIRIVSRDSPMALAQVERVRAELAVLHPALRTEVVPVKTTGDKWMGDLAKVEGKGAFTKEVDAALVAGEADLAVHCVKDIPADRPLPAGTMFAAFLKRDDIRDALVDPAGRTLDELPAGTRIGTSSVRRTAQLAASHPHLDCIPFRGNANRRLEKLHAGEADALLLAASGLERIGRADVISEILSVETMMPPIGAGVLALQCREDDADTIDTVSGLGDPDTHRETLAERMFLHVLQGHCNSPIAGFARTERNGELSLRASVFTPDGKTVLNAHEWAGRLDPATLGTSVAVALLRQGARNLIDGIPH; encoded by the coding sequence ATGCCGCAGGACCTGATTCGTATCGTCTCCCGGGACTCGCCCATGGCTCTGGCCCAGGTGGAGCGTGTCCGTGCCGAACTGGCCGTGCTCCACCCGGCGCTTCGTACCGAAGTGGTGCCGGTGAAGACGACCGGCGACAAGTGGATGGGGGACCTCGCCAAAGTCGAGGGCAAGGGCGCGTTCACCAAGGAGGTCGACGCGGCGCTCGTCGCGGGTGAGGCGGATCTCGCCGTCCACTGTGTGAAGGACATTCCCGCCGACCGGCCGCTCCCGGCAGGGACGATGTTCGCCGCGTTCCTCAAGCGCGACGACATCCGTGACGCCCTCGTGGATCCCGCCGGGCGCACTCTGGACGAGCTGCCCGCGGGCACCCGTATCGGCACCTCGTCCGTACGGCGCACCGCGCAACTCGCCGCGTCCCACCCGCACTTGGACTGCATCCCGTTCCGGGGCAACGCCAACCGCCGTCTGGAGAAGCTCCACGCCGGCGAGGCGGACGCCCTGCTGCTGGCGGCCTCCGGGCTGGAGCGGATCGGGCGCGCGGATGTGATCAGCGAGATCCTGTCCGTCGAGACGATGATGCCGCCGATCGGCGCGGGCGTCCTGGCGCTCCAGTGCCGCGAGGACGACGCCGACACCATCGACACGGTCAGCGGGCTCGGCGACCCCGACACCCATCGCGAAACCCTCGCGGAACGCATGTTCCTGCACGTCCTGCAGGGGCACTGCAACAGCCCGATCGCCGGATTCGCCCGCACCGAACGCAACGGCGAACTCTCCCTGCGCGCCTCCGTGTTCACCCCGGACGGCAAGACCGTCCTCAACGCCCACGAATGGGCCGGCCGACTCGATCCGGCGACCCTCGGCACCTCCGTCGCGGTGGCCCTGCTCCGCCAAGGCGCGCGGAACCTCATCGACGGCATTCCCCACTGA
- a CDS encoding GNAT family N-acetyltransferase gives MTDLSPDIRIRPGGPADAPAVLGMLDSAVAWMNARGNTEQWGTIPYSRRPGGVERVERYTTENAPYIAESDGTPVGALVLDSGPSPQMPIAPAGEPERYVRLLVSDRRYAGMGIGAALLAHAVEETRRAGVRLLRVDCWAGGGGQLVAFYERNGFTPTDRFLSDTWPGQVLSRRVT, from the coding sequence ATGACCGACCTCTCCCCTGACATACGGATCAGACCTGGCGGCCCGGCCGACGCACCGGCCGTCCTCGGCATGCTCGACTCGGCGGTGGCCTGGATGAACGCCCGCGGCAACACCGAGCAGTGGGGCACGATTCCGTATTCACGGCGGCCCGGCGGGGTGGAGCGGGTCGAGCGGTACACGACGGAGAACGCCCCGTACATCGCTGAGTCGGACGGAACACCCGTCGGAGCCCTCGTGCTGGACTCCGGCCCCAGCCCGCAGATGCCGATCGCACCGGCCGGCGAACCCGAGCGGTACGTCCGGCTGCTGGTCTCCGACCGGCGGTACGCCGGTATGGGCATCGGCGCGGCGCTGCTGGCCCACGCCGTCGAGGAGACCCGGCGGGCCGGCGTACGGCTCCTGCGTGTCGACTGCTGGGCGGGCGGCGGAGGCCAACTGGTCGCGTTCTACGAGCGCAACGGCTTCACCCCCACCGACCGCTTCCTCTCCGACACCTGGCCGGGACAGGTCCTGTCCCGCCGGGTCACCTGA
- a CDS encoding fatty acid desaturase: MTTPDHAAEAAGPGEGPYGPGGPAGPPAPGLPTLAELGEDLLVTTRRQRIVALVRPGAGVLVFAGAVWLGWWWLTPVIVFGIFVAVVTVTHDVVHRTIGLSPRATDWALFAMGLTLLESGHAYRATHTQHHRFFPHPDDPEGYPAELSLLGAVCYGPVFLVRLWLWSYRRGRDRRWLLAEAAAPLAALTGGVLLLPYTPGLLVYTVMAIVGSWVYPLLTVYLPHHDYGDTPLTQTRTLRGRIIPAVFLELTYHLEHHLYPRVPSHHLPELARRLEGHFAAHGVRPVRVV; the protein is encoded by the coding sequence ATGACCACACCTGACCATGCCGCCGAAGCCGCCGGGCCCGGCGAAGGACCTTATGGGCCCGGGGGACCCGCAGGACCCCCCGCCCCCGGTCTGCCGACCCTGGCCGAACTCGGTGAGGACCTTCTCGTCACGACCCGCCGGCAGCGGATCGTCGCGCTGGTCCGCCCCGGTGCCGGAGTGCTGGTCTTCGCGGGCGCGGTGTGGCTCGGCTGGTGGTGGCTGACCCCCGTGATCGTGTTCGGGATCTTCGTCGCCGTCGTGACCGTCACCCACGACGTGGTGCACCGCACGATCGGCCTCTCGCCCCGGGCCACCGACTGGGCACTGTTCGCGATGGGGCTGACCCTGCTGGAGAGCGGGCACGCCTACCGCGCCACGCACACCCAACATCACCGGTTCTTCCCGCACCCCGACGACCCCGAGGGCTACCCGGCCGAACTGTCGCTGCTGGGCGCGGTCTGCTACGGCCCCGTCTTCCTCGTACGCCTGTGGCTCTGGTCCTACCGGCGCGGCCGGGACCGCCGCTGGCTGCTGGCGGAGGCCGCGGCGCCGCTCGCCGCACTCACCGGCGGAGTGCTGCTCCTGCCGTACACGCCGGGACTGCTGGTCTATACGGTGATGGCGATCGTCGGGAGCTGGGTGTACCCCCTCCTGACGGTGTACCTGCCGCACCACGACTACGGAGACACCCCGTTGACGCAGACCCGCACCCTGCGCGGGAGGATCATCCCCGCAGTCTTCCTGGAGCTCACGTACCACCTGGAGCATCACCTCTACCCGCGTGTGCCCAGCCACCACCTGCCGGAGCTGGCACGCCGGCTCGAAGGCCACTTCGCCGCCCACGGTGTACGGCCGGTGCGCGTTGTCTGA